TCTGGATATAAACTCCCCTGTTTAGCAAAACAATGGGCAGCTTCCGGATAAGCTCCGATGTAGAATAGTGATCTGCCAACCATGATGTTGGAAGCCGGAAAGCTCCTTGTTTCGTCCAGGAGTCGTTCCCAAATCGTGTGGTCTGAAATCCCCTGCATGTGCAGGAGTGCAGCCCACTGGTTCAGAGCCTCTTGGACGTAGGTACCGGAATGCTGTACGACGGTTCTGAAAGCTTCCTCCGATTTGCCGAAGGAACGCATCCGCATGCTCAATAACCCGTATTCGAGCCAGCTTAGATCAACTTCCTTCCAGCCCGAGCTCGTCATGTCGGTCGGGGCGGATTGCGCAGCTTCCTTGAAGCTCTTTAACGCCTTCTCAAGATACCCGCGTCTTTTGTACCACTTACCGCGCTCATATTCAGTTGAAGGTGGATTAGTGATTGGTTCGGTTTCAATAATAGGTATATGTCGCATGTCGAAGCCTCCCAATGTTATAACACCCATATAGGTGTAAAGGTCATGGTCCGTATTCGAAAAAAATAGAAAAAAGTCGAAAATCAGGTCGTAAGACCTAATTTCACCCCTTGTTTTCGTAAATATTTTTAGAAGACTTAGAAATTATATCCATGATTTTCGTTTCCGAGCCCCATTGCTGTTGCCATTGTTTCAGCATGATCCGTATCTGCCAAGCCTGTCCTACCATATGTACGGAATGATCCCCTTTGTAGCTTTTCATGGGCAGGTTCCTTCTTTCTTGTAAATTTTGATATAATACACCTTATGCAATAGCATGGTCAGTCATGCCGTTTTTAAACAAAGGAGGTCATTTTGTGAGCGATATCGGCAGTAAGAACCGAGAAGCCTCGGATAAATTGCTGGAA
This Paenibacillus sp. JZ16 DNA region includes the following protein-coding sequences:
- the mciZ gene encoding Z-ring formation inhibitor MciZ; amino-acid sequence: MKSYKGDHSVHMVGQAWQIRIMLKQWQQQWGSETKIMDIISKSSKNIYENKG